One Xenopus tropicalis strain Nigerian chromosome 8, UCB_Xtro_10.0, whole genome shotgun sequence genomic window carries:
- the stard8 gene encoding stAR-related lipid transfer protein 8 isoform X1, whose protein sequence is MQEGSRLNRSYFKDRASKTWQRLRRRLSAPLELDLEAKKACDWLRAAGFPQYAQLYEDSQFPVDISCVKRDHSFLDEDSLKSLCRRLMTLNSCAPMKLEVHYRKQNEDSDEDDQCAISDRWAFQRDQGRWSRLDSVELLSPTYAGPPTIKSTSSRDSILTDLSTELEATSLQSAGSSRGGLDIVVIPPQGMSSVSSSPAPSKPCRSLSDQSLAPQRRGLKEKTKKRKTRGFLKRMESLRRREKDKGKKEVPSDSALDDSGRETLSYANHCADDGDFPVFEKDFLHPGYRTKCASSGSIRKPHLDGQCRGVYLEDFEMVRKDGIRQRNSQKSDRLVCIPTDHKPGTFPRALSIESLCPASRVPLESWKMGSKSLGQSVCSSMDSHGLEGRPRRGSYSSIGSRSSIYDNVPCSLSGSGDHLELGGSSDLFGHLDDVLNHVRGLQRMVELWSRTVCPELDEGTDSGGEQAGHLAYEERSISDVGTSASDFDSTGNSLNETEENEMRERRDSGVGASLTRPCRKLRWHSFQNSHRPSLSSASLEINRQSAAQLNLLQKLSLLRLTAIMEKHSVPSKQGWAWTVPKFMKRSKVPDYRGRAVFSVPPIINVQRTGQPLPQSIQQAMRYIRSQCLDQVGIFRKSGVKSRIQALRQMNESSPDHVSYVGQSAYDVADLLKQYFRDLPEPIFTSKLTDTFLQIYQYVPKEQRLRAVQAAILLMPDENREVLQTLLYFLSDISSAQINQMTPGNLAVCLAPSLFHLNISKKETSSPRVMHRRGTSGKPGHKDLSENLAATQGLLHMITECKKLFQIPHDMMLQSRNSYVAADAHPLSLEELAGVSEGEPQELSSVLDNSIQSLLQESVERFKGWVTMSSPENTELSCKKLGDGNPLRVWKVSTEVEAPPSSLLHRVLRERHLWDDDLLQGKVLETLGQNTEIFHYVTDTMAPHPRRQFLVLRKWRTDLPRGGCLLVSTSIDHSTRQLDEGVQAVILSSQYLMEPCGMGRSKLTYICRTDLRGRSPDWYNKVFGHLCAMEIARIRNSFPPLNPCGPETQL, encoded by the exons ACCTCGAGGCTAAGAAAGCGTGTGATTGGCTGCGGGCCGCTGGGTTTCCTCAGTATGCCCAGCTTTATGAAG ATTCCCAGTTCCCAGTTGATATCTCCTGTGTGAAGAGAGACCACAGCTTCTTAGACGAGGATTCCCTCAAATCCCTGTGCAG GCGGCTAATGACACTTAATTCATGTGCTCCTATGAAGCTGGAAGTTCATTATCGAAAGCAA AATGAAGACTCTGATGAGGATGACCAGTGTGCAATCAGTGACCGCTGGGCCTTCCAGAGGGACCAGGGACGCTGGTCTCGCCTGGACTCTGTTGAACTGCTGTCTCCGACATATGCTGGACCACCAACCATAAAGAGCACCTCTAGCCGTGACAGTATCCTGACAGACCTCAGCACAGAATTAGAGGCCACCTCATTGCAGAGTGCAGGAAGCAGTCGGGGTGGCTTGGACATTGTGGTAATTCCCCCACAGGGTATGTCATCTGTGTCCAGCTCTCCTGCACCTTCCAAACCATGTAGGAGCCTTAGTGATCAGTCTTTGGCTCCTCAGCGCCGAGGACTTAAGGAGAAAACCAAAAAGAGGAAGACCAGGGGGTTCCTGAAGCGCATGGAATCCCTGCGcagaagagaaaaagacaaaggCAAAAAGGAGGTGCCGTCAGATAGTGCTCTTGATGACTCTGGAAGGGAAACCCTGAGCTATGCCAACCACTGTGCAGATGATGGAGATTTCCCAGTTTTTGAGAAGGACTTTCTCCATCCCGGTTATAGGACTAAATGTGCATCTAGTGGCAGCATTAGAAAGCCTCACCTGGATGGGCAGTGCAGGGGGGTTTACTTGGAAGACTTTGAGATGGTCAGAAAAGATGGCATACGGCAAAGAAACTCTCAAAAATCTGACCGTCTTGTGTGCATCCCTACAGACCATAAGCCTGGCACATTTCCTAGGGCTTTGTCCATTGAGAGCCTGTGTCCAGCCAGTCGAGTACCACTGGAGAGCTGGAAAATGGGCAGTAAATCATTGGGACAATCAGTTTGTAGCAGTATGGACTCCCATGGCCTAGAGGGAAGGCCAAGGAGGGGTTCCTACAGTTCCATAGGTAGTCGTTCAAGTATTTATGACAATGTTCCTTGCTCGCTTTCTGGTAGTGGGGATCACTTAGAATTGGGAGGAAGTAGTGATCTGTTTGGCCACTTGGATGATGTTCTTAATCATGTTCGGGGTCTCCAGCGGATGGTGGAGCTGTGGTCACGGACTGTATGTCCAGAGCTCGATGAGGGCACTGACTCTGGGGGTGAGCAGGCTGGGCATCTGGCCTATGAGGAGAGATCCATATCAGATGTGGGGACATCAGCCAGTGACTTTGACAGTACTGGAAACTCTCTTAACGAGACTGAGGAGAACGAGATGAGGGAGAGGAGAGACTCTGGAGTTGGAGCATCATTAACCAGGCCTTGCAG GAAACTACGCTGGCATAGCTTTCAGAACTCGCACCGGCCAAGCCTCAGCTCTGCATCGCTGGAGATTAACAGGCAGTCAGCTGCACAGCTCAACCTCCTGCAGAAGCTCTCTCTGCTCAGACTCACCGCCATCATGGAGAAGCATTCGGTGCCCAGCAAGCAGGGTTGGGCATG GACAGTGCCCAAATTCATGAAGAGAAGTAAAGTCCCTGACTACCGAGGTAGAGCTGTGTTTAGTGTCCCCCCAATAATCAATGTGCAGAGGACAGGCCAGCCACTACCACAGAGCATCCAGCAGGCAATGCGCTATATTCGCAGCCAGTGCCTGGACCAG GTGGGAATCTTCAGGAAATCCGGGGTGAAATCCCGCATCCAGGCCCTGCGACAAATGAATGAGTCTTCTCCAGACCATGTCAGTTATGTGGGCCAATCTGCCTATGACGTGGCTGACCTGCTGAAGCAGTACTTCCGAGATCTGCCCGAGCCCATCTTCACTAGCAAACTGACCGACACATTCCTGCAAATCTATCAGT ATGTGCCCAAGGAACAGAGGCTGCGGGCAGTCCAGGCTGCTATCCTGCTCATGCCAGATGAAAACCGGGAAGTTCTGCAGACGTTACTGTATTTCCTGAGTGATATCTCCTCCGCTCAGATAAACCAAATGACACCTGGGAACCTGGCTGTTTGCTTGGCACCCTCTCTATTCCATCTCAATATCTCCAAGAAAGAGACCTCATCCCCCAG GGTCATGCACAGAAGAGGAACATCTGGGAAGCCTGGGCATAAGGACCTTAGTGAGAACCTGGCAGCCACTCAAGGGTTGTTGCATATGATAACTGAATGCAAGAAACTTTTCCAG ATTCCTCATGACATGATGCTGCAGTCGCGCAATTCGTACGTAGCTGCGGATGCTCATCCTTTGTCCTTGGAAGAACTTGCTGGGGTCTCAGAGGGGGAACCCCAAGAGTTATCATCTGTCCTGGATAACAGTATTCAGAGTCTCCTTCAGGAGTCTGTAGAGCGCTTCAAAGGGTGGGTGACCATGTCCAGCCCAGAGAATACAGAATTGTCTTGTAAGAAG CTTGGGGACGGAAACCCTCTGCGTGTGTGGAAGGTGTCAACCGAAGTGGAAGCTCCTCCCAGTTCTCTGCTGCACCGCGTGCTACGAGAGAGACACCTTTGGGATGATGATCTCCTTCAGGGGAAGGTGTTGGAGACCCTGGGGCAAAACACTGAGATCTTTCATTACGTTACTGACACTATGGCCCCTCATCCACGGAGGCAGTTTCTCGTACTCAG GAAGTGGCGGACTGACCTACCTAGAGGAGGCTGCCTGCTTGTGTCCACATCTATTGACCACAGCACCAGGCAGCTGGATGAAGGAGTACAAGCTGTCATATTGAGCTCCCAGTATCTTATGGAGCCATGTGGAATGGGGAGATCTAAGCTAACGTACATCTGCCGGACTGACCTACG GGGCCGATCCCCCGATTGGTACAACAAAGTCTTTGGACACCTGTGTGCCATGGAAATTGCACGGATTCGGAACTCTTTCCCTCCACTTAATCCATGTGGGCCGGAGACACAACTGTGA
- the stard8 gene encoding stAR-related lipid transfer protein 8 isoform X3, whose amino-acid sequence MNRIRTKRIKYDLEAKKACDWLRAAGFPQYAQLYEDSQFPVDISCVKRDHSFLDEDSLKSLCRRLMTLNSCAPMKLEVHYRKQNEDSDEDDQCAISDRWAFQRDQGRWSRLDSVELLSPTYAGPPTIKSTSSRDSILTDLSTELEATSLQSAGSSRGGLDIVVIPPQGMSSVSSSPAPSKPCRSLSDQSLAPQRRGLKEKTKKRKTRGFLKRMESLRRREKDKGKKEVPSDSALDDSGRETLSYANHCADDGDFPVFEKDFLHPGYRTKCASSGSIRKPHLDGQCRGVYLEDFEMVRKDGIRQRNSQKSDRLVCIPTDHKPGTFPRALSIESLCPASRVPLESWKMGSKSLGQSVCSSMDSHGLEGRPRRGSYSSIGSRSSIYDNVPCSLSGSGDHLELGGSSDLFGHLDDVLNHVRGLQRMVELWSRTVCPELDEGTDSGGEQAGHLAYEERSISDVGTSASDFDSTGNSLNETEENEMRERRDSGVGASLTRPCRKLRWHSFQNSHRPSLSSASLEINRQSAAQLNLLQKLSLLRLTAIMEKHSVPSKQGWAWTVPKFMKRSKVPDYRGRAVFSVPPIINVQRTGQPLPQSIQQAMRYIRSQCLDQVGIFRKSGVKSRIQALRQMNESSPDHVSYVGQSAYDVADLLKQYFRDLPEPIFTSKLTDTFLQIYQYVPKEQRLRAVQAAILLMPDENREVLQTLLYFLSDISSAQINQMTPGNLAVCLAPSLFHLNISKKETSSPRVMHRRGTSGKPGHKDLSENLAATQGLLHMITECKKLFQIPHDMMLQSRNSYVAADAHPLSLEELAGVSEGEPQELSSVLDNSIQSLLQESVERFKGWVTMSSPENTELSCKKLGDGNPLRVWKVSTEVEAPPSSLLHRVLRERHLWDDDLLQGKVLETLGQNTEIFHYVTDTMAPHPRRQFLVLRKWRTDLPRGGCLLVSTSIDHSTRQLDEGVQAVILSSQYLMEPCGMGRSKLTYICRTDLRGRSPDWYNKVFGHLCAMEIARIRNSFPPLNPCGPETQL is encoded by the exons ACCTCGAGGCTAAGAAAGCGTGTGATTGGCTGCGGGCCGCTGGGTTTCCTCAGTATGCCCAGCTTTATGAAG ATTCCCAGTTCCCAGTTGATATCTCCTGTGTGAAGAGAGACCACAGCTTCTTAGACGAGGATTCCCTCAAATCCCTGTGCAG GCGGCTAATGACACTTAATTCATGTGCTCCTATGAAGCTGGAAGTTCATTATCGAAAGCAA AATGAAGACTCTGATGAGGATGACCAGTGTGCAATCAGTGACCGCTGGGCCTTCCAGAGGGACCAGGGACGCTGGTCTCGCCTGGACTCTGTTGAACTGCTGTCTCCGACATATGCTGGACCACCAACCATAAAGAGCACCTCTAGCCGTGACAGTATCCTGACAGACCTCAGCACAGAATTAGAGGCCACCTCATTGCAGAGTGCAGGAAGCAGTCGGGGTGGCTTGGACATTGTGGTAATTCCCCCACAGGGTATGTCATCTGTGTCCAGCTCTCCTGCACCTTCCAAACCATGTAGGAGCCTTAGTGATCAGTCTTTGGCTCCTCAGCGCCGAGGACTTAAGGAGAAAACCAAAAAGAGGAAGACCAGGGGGTTCCTGAAGCGCATGGAATCCCTGCGcagaagagaaaaagacaaaggCAAAAAGGAGGTGCCGTCAGATAGTGCTCTTGATGACTCTGGAAGGGAAACCCTGAGCTATGCCAACCACTGTGCAGATGATGGAGATTTCCCAGTTTTTGAGAAGGACTTTCTCCATCCCGGTTATAGGACTAAATGTGCATCTAGTGGCAGCATTAGAAAGCCTCACCTGGATGGGCAGTGCAGGGGGGTTTACTTGGAAGACTTTGAGATGGTCAGAAAAGATGGCATACGGCAAAGAAACTCTCAAAAATCTGACCGTCTTGTGTGCATCCCTACAGACCATAAGCCTGGCACATTTCCTAGGGCTTTGTCCATTGAGAGCCTGTGTCCAGCCAGTCGAGTACCACTGGAGAGCTGGAAAATGGGCAGTAAATCATTGGGACAATCAGTTTGTAGCAGTATGGACTCCCATGGCCTAGAGGGAAGGCCAAGGAGGGGTTCCTACAGTTCCATAGGTAGTCGTTCAAGTATTTATGACAATGTTCCTTGCTCGCTTTCTGGTAGTGGGGATCACTTAGAATTGGGAGGAAGTAGTGATCTGTTTGGCCACTTGGATGATGTTCTTAATCATGTTCGGGGTCTCCAGCGGATGGTGGAGCTGTGGTCACGGACTGTATGTCCAGAGCTCGATGAGGGCACTGACTCTGGGGGTGAGCAGGCTGGGCATCTGGCCTATGAGGAGAGATCCATATCAGATGTGGGGACATCAGCCAGTGACTTTGACAGTACTGGAAACTCTCTTAACGAGACTGAGGAGAACGAGATGAGGGAGAGGAGAGACTCTGGAGTTGGAGCATCATTAACCAGGCCTTGCAG GAAACTACGCTGGCATAGCTTTCAGAACTCGCACCGGCCAAGCCTCAGCTCTGCATCGCTGGAGATTAACAGGCAGTCAGCTGCACAGCTCAACCTCCTGCAGAAGCTCTCTCTGCTCAGACTCACCGCCATCATGGAGAAGCATTCGGTGCCCAGCAAGCAGGGTTGGGCATG GACAGTGCCCAAATTCATGAAGAGAAGTAAAGTCCCTGACTACCGAGGTAGAGCTGTGTTTAGTGTCCCCCCAATAATCAATGTGCAGAGGACAGGCCAGCCACTACCACAGAGCATCCAGCAGGCAATGCGCTATATTCGCAGCCAGTGCCTGGACCAG GTGGGAATCTTCAGGAAATCCGGGGTGAAATCCCGCATCCAGGCCCTGCGACAAATGAATGAGTCTTCTCCAGACCATGTCAGTTATGTGGGCCAATCTGCCTATGACGTGGCTGACCTGCTGAAGCAGTACTTCCGAGATCTGCCCGAGCCCATCTTCACTAGCAAACTGACCGACACATTCCTGCAAATCTATCAGT ATGTGCCCAAGGAACAGAGGCTGCGGGCAGTCCAGGCTGCTATCCTGCTCATGCCAGATGAAAACCGGGAAGTTCTGCAGACGTTACTGTATTTCCTGAGTGATATCTCCTCCGCTCAGATAAACCAAATGACACCTGGGAACCTGGCTGTTTGCTTGGCACCCTCTCTATTCCATCTCAATATCTCCAAGAAAGAGACCTCATCCCCCAG GGTCATGCACAGAAGAGGAACATCTGGGAAGCCTGGGCATAAGGACCTTAGTGAGAACCTGGCAGCCACTCAAGGGTTGTTGCATATGATAACTGAATGCAAGAAACTTTTCCAG ATTCCTCATGACATGATGCTGCAGTCGCGCAATTCGTACGTAGCTGCGGATGCTCATCCTTTGTCCTTGGAAGAACTTGCTGGGGTCTCAGAGGGGGAACCCCAAGAGTTATCATCTGTCCTGGATAACAGTATTCAGAGTCTCCTTCAGGAGTCTGTAGAGCGCTTCAAAGGGTGGGTGACCATGTCCAGCCCAGAGAATACAGAATTGTCTTGTAAGAAG CTTGGGGACGGAAACCCTCTGCGTGTGTGGAAGGTGTCAACCGAAGTGGAAGCTCCTCCCAGTTCTCTGCTGCACCGCGTGCTACGAGAGAGACACCTTTGGGATGATGATCTCCTTCAGGGGAAGGTGTTGGAGACCCTGGGGCAAAACACTGAGATCTTTCATTACGTTACTGACACTATGGCCCCTCATCCACGGAGGCAGTTTCTCGTACTCAG GAAGTGGCGGACTGACCTACCTAGAGGAGGCTGCCTGCTTGTGTCCACATCTATTGACCACAGCACCAGGCAGCTGGATGAAGGAGTACAAGCTGTCATATTGAGCTCCCAGTATCTTATGGAGCCATGTGGAATGGGGAGATCTAAGCTAACGTACATCTGCCGGACTGACCTACG GGGCCGATCCCCCGATTGGTACAACAAAGTCTTTGGACACCTGTGTGCCATGGAAATTGCACGGATTCGGAACTCTTTCCCTCCACTTAATCCATGTGGGCCGGAGACACAACTGTGA
- the stard8 gene encoding stAR-related lipid transfer protein 8 isoform X2 — MPLLDIFRACFRRAKGAIKGDVKNADLEAKKACDWLRAAGFPQYAQLYEDSQFPVDISCVKRDHSFLDEDSLKSLCRRLMTLNSCAPMKLEVHYRKQNEDSDEDDQCAISDRWAFQRDQGRWSRLDSVELLSPTYAGPPTIKSTSSRDSILTDLSTELEATSLQSAGSSRGGLDIVVIPPQGMSSVSSSPAPSKPCRSLSDQSLAPQRRGLKEKTKKRKTRGFLKRMESLRRREKDKGKKEVPSDSALDDSGRETLSYANHCADDGDFPVFEKDFLHPGYRTKCASSGSIRKPHLDGQCRGVYLEDFEMVRKDGIRQRNSQKSDRLVCIPTDHKPGTFPRALSIESLCPASRVPLESWKMGSKSLGQSVCSSMDSHGLEGRPRRGSYSSIGSRSSIYDNVPCSLSGSGDHLELGGSSDLFGHLDDVLNHVRGLQRMVELWSRTVCPELDEGTDSGGEQAGHLAYEERSISDVGTSASDFDSTGNSLNETEENEMRERRDSGVGASLTRPCRKLRWHSFQNSHRPSLSSASLEINRQSAAQLNLLQKLSLLRLTAIMEKHSVPSKQGWAWTVPKFMKRSKVPDYRGRAVFSVPPIINVQRTGQPLPQSIQQAMRYIRSQCLDQVGIFRKSGVKSRIQALRQMNESSPDHVSYVGQSAYDVADLLKQYFRDLPEPIFTSKLTDTFLQIYQYVPKEQRLRAVQAAILLMPDENREVLQTLLYFLSDISSAQINQMTPGNLAVCLAPSLFHLNISKKETSSPRVMHRRGTSGKPGHKDLSENLAATQGLLHMITECKKLFQIPHDMMLQSRNSYVAADAHPLSLEELAGVSEGEPQELSSVLDNSIQSLLQESVERFKGWVTMSSPENTELSCKKLGDGNPLRVWKVSTEVEAPPSSLLHRVLRERHLWDDDLLQGKVLETLGQNTEIFHYVTDTMAPHPRRQFLVLRKWRTDLPRGGCLLVSTSIDHSTRQLDEGVQAVILSSQYLMEPCGMGRSKLTYICRTDLRGRSPDWYNKVFGHLCAMEIARIRNSFPPLNPCGPETQL; from the exons ACCTCGAGGCTAAGAAAGCGTGTGATTGGCTGCGGGCCGCTGGGTTTCCTCAGTATGCCCAGCTTTATGAAG ATTCCCAGTTCCCAGTTGATATCTCCTGTGTGAAGAGAGACCACAGCTTCTTAGACGAGGATTCCCTCAAATCCCTGTGCAG GCGGCTAATGACACTTAATTCATGTGCTCCTATGAAGCTGGAAGTTCATTATCGAAAGCAA AATGAAGACTCTGATGAGGATGACCAGTGTGCAATCAGTGACCGCTGGGCCTTCCAGAGGGACCAGGGACGCTGGTCTCGCCTGGACTCTGTTGAACTGCTGTCTCCGACATATGCTGGACCACCAACCATAAAGAGCACCTCTAGCCGTGACAGTATCCTGACAGACCTCAGCACAGAATTAGAGGCCACCTCATTGCAGAGTGCAGGAAGCAGTCGGGGTGGCTTGGACATTGTGGTAATTCCCCCACAGGGTATGTCATCTGTGTCCAGCTCTCCTGCACCTTCCAAACCATGTAGGAGCCTTAGTGATCAGTCTTTGGCTCCTCAGCGCCGAGGACTTAAGGAGAAAACCAAAAAGAGGAAGACCAGGGGGTTCCTGAAGCGCATGGAATCCCTGCGcagaagagaaaaagacaaaggCAAAAAGGAGGTGCCGTCAGATAGTGCTCTTGATGACTCTGGAAGGGAAACCCTGAGCTATGCCAACCACTGTGCAGATGATGGAGATTTCCCAGTTTTTGAGAAGGACTTTCTCCATCCCGGTTATAGGACTAAATGTGCATCTAGTGGCAGCATTAGAAAGCCTCACCTGGATGGGCAGTGCAGGGGGGTTTACTTGGAAGACTTTGAGATGGTCAGAAAAGATGGCATACGGCAAAGAAACTCTCAAAAATCTGACCGTCTTGTGTGCATCCCTACAGACCATAAGCCTGGCACATTTCCTAGGGCTTTGTCCATTGAGAGCCTGTGTCCAGCCAGTCGAGTACCACTGGAGAGCTGGAAAATGGGCAGTAAATCATTGGGACAATCAGTTTGTAGCAGTATGGACTCCCATGGCCTAGAGGGAAGGCCAAGGAGGGGTTCCTACAGTTCCATAGGTAGTCGTTCAAGTATTTATGACAATGTTCCTTGCTCGCTTTCTGGTAGTGGGGATCACTTAGAATTGGGAGGAAGTAGTGATCTGTTTGGCCACTTGGATGATGTTCTTAATCATGTTCGGGGTCTCCAGCGGATGGTGGAGCTGTGGTCACGGACTGTATGTCCAGAGCTCGATGAGGGCACTGACTCTGGGGGTGAGCAGGCTGGGCATCTGGCCTATGAGGAGAGATCCATATCAGATGTGGGGACATCAGCCAGTGACTTTGACAGTACTGGAAACTCTCTTAACGAGACTGAGGAGAACGAGATGAGGGAGAGGAGAGACTCTGGAGTTGGAGCATCATTAACCAGGCCTTGCAG GAAACTACGCTGGCATAGCTTTCAGAACTCGCACCGGCCAAGCCTCAGCTCTGCATCGCTGGAGATTAACAGGCAGTCAGCTGCACAGCTCAACCTCCTGCAGAAGCTCTCTCTGCTCAGACTCACCGCCATCATGGAGAAGCATTCGGTGCCCAGCAAGCAGGGTTGGGCATG GACAGTGCCCAAATTCATGAAGAGAAGTAAAGTCCCTGACTACCGAGGTAGAGCTGTGTTTAGTGTCCCCCCAATAATCAATGTGCAGAGGACAGGCCAGCCACTACCACAGAGCATCCAGCAGGCAATGCGCTATATTCGCAGCCAGTGCCTGGACCAG GTGGGAATCTTCAGGAAATCCGGGGTGAAATCCCGCATCCAGGCCCTGCGACAAATGAATGAGTCTTCTCCAGACCATGTCAGTTATGTGGGCCAATCTGCCTATGACGTGGCTGACCTGCTGAAGCAGTACTTCCGAGATCTGCCCGAGCCCATCTTCACTAGCAAACTGACCGACACATTCCTGCAAATCTATCAGT ATGTGCCCAAGGAACAGAGGCTGCGGGCAGTCCAGGCTGCTATCCTGCTCATGCCAGATGAAAACCGGGAAGTTCTGCAGACGTTACTGTATTTCCTGAGTGATATCTCCTCCGCTCAGATAAACCAAATGACACCTGGGAACCTGGCTGTTTGCTTGGCACCCTCTCTATTCCATCTCAATATCTCCAAGAAAGAGACCTCATCCCCCAG GGTCATGCACAGAAGAGGAACATCTGGGAAGCCTGGGCATAAGGACCTTAGTGAGAACCTGGCAGCCACTCAAGGGTTGTTGCATATGATAACTGAATGCAAGAAACTTTTCCAG ATTCCTCATGACATGATGCTGCAGTCGCGCAATTCGTACGTAGCTGCGGATGCTCATCCTTTGTCCTTGGAAGAACTTGCTGGGGTCTCAGAGGGGGAACCCCAAGAGTTATCATCTGTCCTGGATAACAGTATTCAGAGTCTCCTTCAGGAGTCTGTAGAGCGCTTCAAAGGGTGGGTGACCATGTCCAGCCCAGAGAATACAGAATTGTCTTGTAAGAAG CTTGGGGACGGAAACCCTCTGCGTGTGTGGAAGGTGTCAACCGAAGTGGAAGCTCCTCCCAGTTCTCTGCTGCACCGCGTGCTACGAGAGAGACACCTTTGGGATGATGATCTCCTTCAGGGGAAGGTGTTGGAGACCCTGGGGCAAAACACTGAGATCTTTCATTACGTTACTGACACTATGGCCCCTCATCCACGGAGGCAGTTTCTCGTACTCAG GAAGTGGCGGACTGACCTACCTAGAGGAGGCTGCCTGCTTGTGTCCACATCTATTGACCACAGCACCAGGCAGCTGGATGAAGGAGTACAAGCTGTCATATTGAGCTCCCAGTATCTTATGGAGCCATGTGGAATGGGGAGATCTAAGCTAACGTACATCTGCCGGACTGACCTACG GGGCCGATCCCCCGATTGGTACAACAAAGTCTTTGGACACCTGTGTGCCATGGAAATTGCACGGATTCGGAACTCTTTCCCTCCACTTAATCCATGTGGGCCGGAGACACAACTGTGA